Proteins encoded in a region of the Geobacillus genomosp. 3 genome:
- the truA gene encoding tRNA pseudouridine(38-40) synthase TruA, with protein MTRRMKCVVAYDGTQFSGYQVQPGKRTVQGEFEGVLKRMHKGNDVRIAASGRTDAGVHAYGQVIHFDTPLSLSPEQWKKALNAQLPDDIAVRSVDETDSTFHARFSAKAKEYRYNVWTAAERDVFRRHYCAWYPYPLHVEAMNEAVGLFKGTHDFTSFCSAKTVIEDRVRTIYQAEIEADGPMLQFRFVGNGFLYNMVRIIVGTVLEIGQGKRPPADIEALLAAKDRRLAGPTAPAEGLYLWRVYYDHENFPL; from the coding sequence ATGACACGACGGATGAAATGCGTAGTAGCGTATGATGGCACGCAGTTTTCCGGCTATCAAGTTCAGCCGGGAAAACGGACGGTGCAAGGCGAGTTTGAGGGAGTGCTTAAACGGATGCATAAAGGGAATGACGTGCGCATCGCGGCTTCCGGGAGGACGGACGCCGGCGTTCACGCCTACGGGCAAGTCATTCATTTCGATACGCCGCTTTCTCTTTCTCCTGAGCAGTGGAAAAAGGCGTTAAACGCCCAGCTTCCGGATGATATCGCCGTCCGTTCGGTAGACGAGACAGACAGCACGTTTCACGCCCGTTTTTCCGCCAAAGCGAAAGAGTACCGCTATAACGTCTGGACCGCCGCCGAGCGCGACGTGTTCCGCCGCCATTATTGCGCATGGTATCCGTACCCGCTCCATGTAGAGGCCATGAACGAGGCGGTCGGCTTGTTCAAAGGGACACACGATTTTACGAGCTTTTGTTCGGCCAAAACGGTAATCGAAGACCGCGTGCGTACCATTTACCAAGCCGAAATTGAAGCAGATGGCCCGATGCTTCAGTTTCGTTTTGTCGGCAACGGCTTTTTGTACAATATGGTGCGCATCATCGTCGGCACGGTACTTGAAATCGGGCAAGGAAAACGGCCTCCGGCTGACATCGAGGCATTGCTTGCAGCGAAAGACCGGCGGCTTGCCGGCCCAACCGCACCGGCCGAAGGGCTGTATTTATGGCGTGTGTACTATGACCATGAAAATTTTCCGTTATGA
- the rpsK gene encoding 30S ribosomal protein S11 — MARRTNTRKRRVRKNIDTGIAHIRSTFNNTIVTITDVHGNAIAWSSAGALGFKGSRKSTPFAAQMAAEAAAKASMEHGMKTVEVNVKGPGAGREAAIRALQAAGLEITAIKDVTPIPHNGCRPPKRRRV, encoded by the coding sequence ATGGCACGTAGAACAAATACTCGCAAACGCCGGGTAAGAAAAAATATTGATACAGGCATCGCCCATATTCGTTCGACTTTCAACAACACGATCGTCACGATTACGGACGTTCATGGCAACGCCATTGCTTGGTCGAGCGCTGGCGCATTAGGGTTCAAAGGTTCGCGCAAATCGACGCCGTTTGCGGCGCAAATGGCAGCGGAAGCAGCAGCGAAAGCGTCGATGGAACATGGCATGAAAACGGTCGAAGTGAACGTGAAAGGTCCTGGGGCTGGCCGTGAGGCAGCGATTCGGGCATTGCAGGCAGCCGGATTGGAAATTACGGCAATCAAAGACGTCACTCCAATCCCGCACAATGGATGCCGTCCGCCAAAACGTCGCCGCGTGTAA
- a CDS encoding Mrp/NBP35 family ATP-binding protein: MLTENEVRAILEKMEDPFLNKTFKETNAIQEIKIKEEKNHVSVKIALAKTGTPDQLRVQTAIVQQLKEAGAASVGLRFAELPREVVEEYSENKQGTTYIAIASGKGGVGKSTVSVNLAVALARLGKKVGLIDADIYGFSVPDMMGITERPTVRGDKIIPVERFGVKVISMAFFVEDNAPVIWRGPMLGKMLNNFFKEVEWGDLDYLLLDLPPGTGDVALDVHTMLPSCKEIIVTTPHPTAAFVAARAGAMALRTEHEIIGVIENMSYYESRKTGEREYVFGKGGGEKLAKELQTELLGQLPLQQPDWNDDDFAPSVYAEDHPIGSIYMDIARKIAAKY, translated from the coding sequence ATGCTGACGGAAAACGAAGTGCGAGCCATTCTTGAAAAGATGGAAGATCCATTTTTAAACAAAACGTTTAAGGAAACGAACGCCATTCAAGAAATTAAAATCAAGGAAGAAAAAAATCATGTCAGCGTAAAAATCGCGCTCGCCAAAACCGGCACGCCTGACCAGCTCCGCGTACAAACGGCGATCGTCCAGCAACTGAAAGAGGCAGGCGCCGCCTCTGTCGGACTGCGGTTTGCCGAACTGCCGCGGGAAGTCGTTGAGGAATATAGCGAGAACAAACAAGGAACGACGTATATCGCCATTGCCAGCGGCAAGGGAGGGGTCGGGAAATCGACCGTCTCTGTCAATTTGGCGGTCGCGCTCGCCCGGCTCGGTAAAAAAGTCGGGTTAATCGACGCCGATATTTACGGATTTAGCGTACCGGACATGATGGGAATCACCGAGCGCCCGACAGTAAGGGGCGATAAGATCATACCGGTTGAACGGTTTGGGGTAAAAGTCATTTCGATGGCCTTTTTCGTCGAGGACAATGCCCCGGTTATTTGGCGCGGCCCGATGCTTGGAAAAATGCTCAACAACTTTTTTAAAGAAGTCGAATGGGGCGATTTAGACTACCTGTTGCTTGACTTGCCTCCAGGCACCGGCGACGTCGCGTTGGACGTACATACGATGCTGCCGTCGTGCAAAGAAATTATTGTTACAACCCCACACCCAACTGCCGCGTTTGTCGCTGCCCGCGCTGGAGCCATGGCGCTGCGTACCGAGCATGAGATTATCGGTGTAATCGAAAATATGTCATATTATGAAAGCCGGAAAACAGGCGAGAGGGAATATGTCTTTGGCAAGGGCGGTGGAGAAAAGCTGGCAAAAGAACTGCAAACAGAGCTGTTAGGACAGCTACCGCTTCAGCAACCGGATTGGAATGACGACGATTTTGCCCCGTCCGTTTATGCCGAGGATCACCCGATTGGGAGCATTTATATGGATATCGCCCGCAAAATAGCCGCTAAATATTGA
- the rplQ gene encoding 50S ribosomal protein L17: MSYRKLGRTTSQRKALLRDLTTDLIINERIETTEARAKELRSVIEKMITLGKRGDLHARRQAAAFIRKEVANSETGQDALQKLFSDIAPRYQDRQGGYTRIMKLGPRRGDGAPMVIIELV, translated from the coding sequence ATGTCGTACAGAAAATTAGGACGCACGACTTCTCAACGAAAAGCATTGCTTCGCGATTTAACGACAGACTTAATCATCAATGAACGCATCGAAACGACTGAGGCACGGGCAAAAGAATTGCGCTCGGTCATCGAAAAAATGATCACGCTCGGCAAACGCGGCGATTTGCATGCCCGCCGTCAAGCAGCGGCTTTTATTCGCAAGGAAGTCGCCAACAGTGAAACCGGTCAAGACGCGCTGCAAAAGCTGTTCAGCGATATTGCGCCGCGCTACCAAGATCGCCAAGGCGGCTATACGCGCATTATGAAACTTGGTCCTCGCCGCGGAGACGGGGCGCCGATGGTCATTATTGAACTTGTGTAA
- the rpmJ gene encoding 50S ribosomal protein L36 yields the protein MKVRPSVKPICEKCKVIRRRGKVMVICENPKHKQRQG from the coding sequence ATGAAAGTGAGACCATCTGTTAAACCGATTTGCGAAAAATGCAAAGTTATTCGCAGACGCGGCAAAGTCATGGTCATTTGTGAAAATCCAAAACATAAACAACGTCAAGGGTAA
- a CDS encoding energy-coupling factor ABC transporter ATP-binding protein encodes MAEPILSIEGVYFRYPNQSEYAVQNVSFQAERGEWLAIVGHNGSGKSTIARLLIGLLQPERGAIRLFGRPLDETNVWEVRRRVGMVFQNPDNQFVGTTVADDIAFALENNGIPRDEMVERIREAVRQVHMEPFLEHEPHRLSGGQKQRVAIAGILALRPDMIILDEATSMLDPRGREEVLDTVRGLNRQRRITVVSITHDLEEAAKADRIIVMNKGEVMAEGTPEHVFRLGNKLERIGLDLPFAVKMGSRLREQGIPLRTGYFTTEELVEELWTLYSKK; translated from the coding sequence ATGGCCGAACCGATCCTTTCGATCGAAGGAGTGTATTTCCGTTATCCGAACCAATCGGAGTATGCGGTGCAAAACGTTAGCTTCCAAGCCGAGCGCGGAGAGTGGTTGGCGATTGTCGGCCATAACGGATCCGGCAAGTCGACCATTGCCCGGCTGCTAATCGGCCTGCTTCAGCCGGAGCGGGGCGCCATTCGCCTGTTCGGGCGCCCCCTCGATGAAACGAATGTTTGGGAGGTACGCCGCCGCGTCGGTATGGTGTTTCAAAATCCGGATAACCAATTTGTAGGGACGACTGTCGCAGACGATATTGCTTTCGCCCTTGAGAACAACGGCATTCCGCGCGATGAAATGGTTGAGCGCATCCGTGAAGCCGTCCGCCAGGTGCATATGGAGCCGTTTCTTGAGCACGAGCCGCACCGGCTTTCCGGCGGGCAAAAGCAGCGCGTGGCCATCGCCGGCATTTTGGCGCTCCGCCCCGATATGATCATTTTGGATGAAGCGACATCGATGCTTGATCCGCGCGGGAGGGAGGAAGTACTCGATACGGTGCGCGGCCTGAACCGCCAACGACGCATCACAGTGGTATCGATCACGCATGATTTGGAAGAGGCGGCGAAAGCAGACCGCATTATTGTCATGAACAAAGGAGAAGTCATGGCAGAAGGGACGCCGGAACACGTTTTCCGGCTTGGAAACAAGCTTGAGCGTATCGGGCTTGACTTGCCGTTTGCTGTAAAAATGGGTAGCCGCTTGCGAGAACAAGGCATCCCGCTTCGGACGGGATACTTCACGACGGAGGAGTTGGTCGAGGAGCTATGGACATTGTATTCGAAAAAGTAG
- the infA gene encoding translation initiation factor IF-1: MAKDDVIEVEGTVIETLPNAMFRVELENGHTVLAHVSGKIRMHFIRILPGDKVTVELSPYDLTRGRITYRYK; this comes from the coding sequence ATGGCTAAAGACGATGTAATTGAAGTGGAAGGAACCGTCATTGAAACATTGCCAAATGCGATGTTTCGTGTAGAATTAGAAAATGGGCATACCGTGTTGGCCCATGTATCCGGCAAAATCCGCATGCACTTCATTCGCATTTTGCCTGGCGATAAAGTGACGGTGGAATTGTCGCCGTATGATTTAACGCGTGGACGGATTACGTATCGGTATAAATAA
- the rpsI gene encoding 30S ribosomal protein S9 gives MAQVQYYGTGRRKSSVARVRLVPGDGRIIVNKQDIREYIPSEALIEMVKQPLVLTETLGSYDVLVNVQGGGFAGQAGAIRHGIARALLEVDPEFRAVLKRAGLLTRDARVKERKKYGLKGARRAPQFSKR, from the coding sequence TTGGCACAAGTACAATATTACGGTACAGGTCGTCGCAAAAGCTCGGTGGCTCGCGTCCGCCTCGTCCCGGGCGATGGACGCATCATCGTCAATAAACAAGACATTCGTGAATACATTCCGTCGGAAGCGCTCATTGAAATGGTCAAACAGCCGCTCGTCTTAACGGAAACGCTCGGCAGTTATGACGTTTTAGTGAACGTCCAAGGCGGCGGATTTGCCGGCCAAGCGGGTGCCATTCGCCACGGTATTGCCCGCGCGCTGCTTGAAGTGGATCCGGAATTCCGTGCGGTATTGAAGCGCGCTGGCCTGCTGACGCGTGATGCCCGTGTGAAAGAGCGGAAAAAATACGGGCTCAAAGGCGCTCGCCGCGCTCCGCAGTTCTCGAAACGCTAA
- a CDS encoding KinB-signaling pathway activation protein: MNSRKWVRLFLTTLLIGGVTAAAVGMVLNWKQFGHLLLRLEIVELMAVLLWHIGVGFIFSVISQAGFFAYLTVHRFGLGIFRSLWSAVQLVLILFVLFDLVYFRYMAFAAAGESIIPYILIALFVLAVGLAAAYAKSVQTNKGAFIPSLFFMVVVTVVEWFPVLRINDQDWLYLMLITLLVCNSYQLLILHKLTGGTKQ; this comes from the coding sequence GTGAACAGCCGCAAATGGGTGCGCTTATTTTTGACTACACTGCTGATCGGGGGAGTTACTGCAGCAGCTGTCGGTATGGTTTTGAACTGGAAACAATTTGGACATCTTCTTCTGCGTTTGGAGATTGTTGAATTGATGGCCGTGTTGCTATGGCATATTGGCGTTGGCTTCATTTTTAGTGTCATTAGCCAGGCAGGGTTTTTTGCGTATTTGACTGTTCACCGCTTCGGACTTGGCATTTTCCGCTCGCTATGGAGCGCGGTGCAACTTGTCCTGATTCTGTTTGTACTATTTGATTTAGTGTACTTTCGTTACATGGCGTTTGCAGCAGCGGGGGAGTCGATCATCCCGTATATATTGATCGCTTTGTTTGTTTTGGCGGTCGGGTTGGCCGCTGCCTATGCTAAGAGTGTGCAAACGAATAAAGGAGCGTTCATCCCGTCTTTATTCTTTATGGTCGTTGTAACAGTCGTGGAATGGTTCCCTGTTTTGCGTATTAATGACCAAGATTGGTTATATTTGATGTTGATCACACTATTAGTATGCAATTCATACCAGCTCCTTATACTGCATAAGTTGACAGGCGGCACGAAACAATAA
- the cwlD gene encoding N-acetylmuramoyl-L-alanine amidase CwlD, whose translation MKKKWKWLVAFVATAMAGVLLFPSLFSDLTSTKPWNLPLSGRIIVLDPGHGGPDGGAVGGEVLEKEIALNVAKKLRDYLQQQGALVLMTRETDRDLASPSTRGYSRRKTEDLHERTAFINESNADLFISIHLNAIPSPRWRGAQTFYYGSFIENERLAKFIQAELRRNLENTHRVAKMIDTVYLLKYAKKPGALVEVGFLSNPDERELLASDHYQTQLAASIYKGVLRYFSNEHTPRE comes from the coding sequence ATGAAAAAAAAGTGGAAGTGGCTTGTCGCCTTTGTTGCGACTGCCATGGCGGGGGTTTTGTTATTCCCATCTTTATTTTCCGATCTCACATCGACAAAACCGTGGAACCTTCCACTGTCCGGGAGAATTATCGTACTAGACCCCGGCCATGGCGGGCCGGACGGCGGCGCTGTCGGCGGCGAGGTGCTGGAAAAGGAGATCGCTCTCAACGTGGCGAAAAAGCTGCGCGACTACCTGCAGCAGCAAGGAGCGCTCGTCCTGATGACACGGGAGACGGACCGCGATTTGGCAAGTCCGTCAACACGCGGCTACAGCCGACGGAAAACAGAGGACTTGCATGAACGAACAGCATTCATTAATGAGTCCAATGCCGATCTATTCATCAGCATTCATTTAAATGCCATTCCATCCCCACGCTGGCGGGGAGCGCAGACGTTTTACTACGGTTCGTTCATTGAAAATGAACGGTTGGCGAAATTTATCCAAGCCGAGCTGCGGCGCAACTTGGAAAACACCCATCGGGTGGCGAAAATGATCGATACGGTCTATTTGCTGAAATACGCGAAAAAGCCCGGTGCGCTTGTTGAGGTCGGGTTTTTATCGAACCCAGACGAGCGGGAATTGCTCGCCTCTGACCATTACCAGACGCAACTCGCTGCTTCAATTTACAAAGGAGTGTTGCGTTACTTTTCCAACGAACACACGCCTCGCGAATAG
- a CDS encoding energy-coupling factor transporter transmembrane component T family protein: MTNQLIIGQYVPGHSLIHRLDPRAKLLIVFAYVLIVFLANNAVTYVVLSLFTLAFAALSRIPLSFIMRGLKPILWVVLFTLLLHVLMTKEGDVLYRIGALSIYEGGIRQGIFISIRFLLLVLMTTMLTLTTTPIEVTDGVESLLGPLKKMRVPVHELALMMAISLRFIPTLMEETEKIMKAQAARGVDFSGGRFSERVKAIVSLLVPLFISSFKRADELATAMEARGYRGGEGRTKFRQLAWKPLDTAFLAATALLAALLFLLRS; this comes from the coding sequence ATGACTAATCAGTTGATTATCGGGCAATACGTGCCCGGCCATTCGCTGATCCACCGTTTAGACCCACGGGCGAAGCTGCTGATCGTATTTGCCTACGTCCTGATCGTCTTTTTGGCGAACAATGCGGTGACGTATGTGGTGTTATCGTTGTTTACGCTTGCTTTTGCAGCGCTGTCGCGCATCCCGCTTTCGTTCATTATGCGCGGCCTAAAGCCGATTTTATGGGTTGTGTTGTTTACGTTGTTATTGCATGTATTGATGACGAAAGAAGGGGATGTCCTCTACCGGATTGGCGCGCTGTCCATTTATGAAGGCGGCATTCGGCAAGGAATCTTTATTTCCATACGGTTTTTGCTGCTTGTGCTCATGACAACGATGCTGACACTGACGACAACGCCGATTGAAGTGACTGATGGCGTCGAAAGCTTGCTTGGGCCGCTTAAAAAAATGCGTGTGCCCGTCCATGAACTCGCCTTAATGATGGCGATTTCGCTTCGCTTCATCCCGACACTTATGGAAGAGACAGAAAAAATTATGAAAGCGCAGGCAGCGCGCGGCGTTGATTTTTCCGGCGGCCGTTTTTCTGAACGGGTGAAAGCGATCGTTTCGCTGCTCGTACCGCTGTTTATTAGTTCGTTCAAACGGGCCGATGAGCTGGCGACGGCGATGGAAGCGCGCGGCTACCGCGGTGGAGAAGGGCGAACAAAATTCCGGCAGCTCGCCTGGAAGCCGTTGGACACGGCCTTTTTAGCCGCGACCGCGCTGTTGGCTGCATTGCTCTTTTTATTACGCTCGTAG
- a CDS encoding energy-coupling factor ABC transporter ATP-binding protein, protein MDIVFEKVEHVYNARSPFARRALYDVNVAIRDGEYVAIVGHTGSGKSTLLQHLNGLLQPTGGTVKIGQETITSSKRPKQLKPLRKKVGIVFQFPEHQLFEETVEKDICFGPLNFGVPEEEAKRKAKELIKLVGLNEDVLVKSPFDLSGGQMRRVAIAGVLALEPEVIVLDEPTAGLDPRGRKEIMEMFYRLHCEKQLTTVLVTHSMEDAAQYADQIIVMHEGTVWGQGTPEDIFYDAERLDAIGLSVPETVKLKQELERRFGVTISSPCLTIEQTVDAIRQLFSKVSVHD, encoded by the coding sequence ATGGACATTGTATTCGAAAAAGTAGAGCATGTGTACAATGCCCGTTCGCCGTTCGCCCGCCGGGCGCTGTATGATGTGAATGTGGCGATTCGGGACGGGGAGTATGTCGCCATTGTTGGCCATACCGGCTCGGGCAAGTCGACACTCCTTCAGCATTTAAATGGCTTGCTGCAGCCGACAGGCGGCACGGTGAAAATCGGCCAAGAGACGATTACCAGCAGCAAACGGCCGAAGCAGCTCAAACCGTTGCGCAAAAAAGTCGGGATTGTGTTTCAGTTCCCGGAACATCAACTGTTTGAAGAAACGGTCGAGAAAGATATTTGTTTTGGCCCGCTCAATTTCGGTGTGCCCGAGGAAGAAGCGAAACGAAAGGCAAAGGAACTCATCAAGCTCGTCGGACTGAACGAAGATGTGCTCGTCAAATCGCCGTTCGATTTAAGCGGCGGGCAAATGCGGCGCGTCGCCATTGCCGGCGTGCTGGCGCTGGAGCCGGAAGTGATCGTGCTTGATGAACCAACTGCCGGACTCGACCCGCGCGGGCGCAAAGAGATTATGGAGATGTTTTATCGTCTTCATTGCGAAAAACAGCTAACCACCGTGTTGGTCACTCATAGTATGGAAGATGCCGCCCAATACGCTGATCAAATCATCGTGATGCACGAAGGAACAGTATGGGGCCAAGGGACGCCGGAAGACATTTTTTACGATGCCGAGCGGCTTGATGCCATCGGGTTAAGTGTACCGGAAACAGTCAAATTGAAGCAGGAGCTAGAAAGACGGTTTGGCGTCACCATTTCATCGCCATGCCTGACGATCGAACAGACGGTGGACGCCATCCGGCAACTGTTCTCTAAGGTGAGCGTCCATGACTAA
- a CDS encoding YbaK family protein: MAVITSLAEKRQEKQLRYERKMLRELSLEKLRAKVLEHFVPFYHTYRIFPSVVEEGCIDLAIEAYLLGAHYSRFGYYGEPADSVRRRCVQEEKYLVDTLFDFLCFWGNIDDDLLSQSLYYACEQYIGGWWTEGFERGKKRRRLKLH; the protein is encoded by the coding sequence ATGGCAGTCATTACTTCATTAGCGGAAAAAAGGCAGGAAAAGCAGCTTCGCTATGAGCGGAAAATGTTGCGGGAATTGTCGCTCGAGAAACTGCGGGCCAAAGTGTTGGAACATTTTGTCCCTTTCTACCATACGTATCGGATTTTCCCGTCTGTTGTCGAGGAAGGCTGTATTGACCTGGCTATTGAAGCGTACTTGCTCGGTGCCCATTACAGCCGGTTCGGCTATTATGGGGAACCGGCCGACAGCGTGCGTCGACGTTGCGTTCAAGAGGAGAAATATTTGGTTGACACGCTGTTTGACTTTCTCTGCTTTTGGGGCAATATTGACGACGATTTACTCAGCCAGTCGCTCTATTATGCCTGTGAGCAATATATCGGCGGTTGGTGGACCGAAGGATTTGAACGGGGAAAAAAACGGCGCCGTCTAAAACTTCACTAA
- the gerD gene encoding spore germination lipoprotein GerD, producing MNKCIPLLLLSFLVLSSCAPQEISPPPPDYEQTKKMVVDILKTDEGKKAIQDIMSEDQMKQQLIMDQAAVKETLQQVLTSDQGKKFWENALKDPKFAESFAKGLQKEHEKMMKALMKDPEYQGMMIDILKDPEVEQAMVDVLKSKEFRQHLQKVITETLNSPLYQAKIQDMLTKAAETLQQGGGKQGEGGGEEGGEGEEGGGNQQGGGGS from the coding sequence ATGAACAAGTGCATACCGCTCCTCTTGCTCAGCTTTCTCGTTCTTAGTTCTTGTGCTCCTCAAGAAATCAGCCCTCCTCCTCCGGATTACGAACAAACAAAAAAAATGGTCGTTGACATTTTAAAAACGGACGAGGGGAAAAAGGCGATTCAAGATATTATGTCGGAAGACCAAATGAAGCAGCAGCTGATCATGGATCAAGCGGCTGTAAAAGAGACATTGCAACAAGTGTTGACGTCTGATCAAGGGAAGAAATTTTGGGAAAATGCGCTAAAAGATCCAAAATTCGCTGAAAGCTTCGCAAAAGGATTGCAAAAAGAACACGAAAAAATGATGAAGGCGCTCATGAAAGATCCTGAATATCAAGGAATGATGATCGACATCCTAAAAGATCCTGAAGTGGAACAGGCGATGGTCGATGTATTAAAAAGCAAGGAGTTCCGTCAACATTTGCAAAAGGTGATTACAGAAACGTTAAATAGTCCGTTGTATCAAGCAAAAATTCAGGATATGTTGACCAAAGCGGCAGAAACGCTCCAACAAGGTGGAGGAAAACAAGGAGAAGGAGGAGGGGAAGAAGGAGGAGAAGGAGAGGAAGGTGGCGGCAACCAACAAGGAGGCGGGGGATCATAA
- a CDS encoding DNA-directed RNA polymerase subunit alpha, which produces MIEIEKPKIETVELSEDAKYGKFVVEPLERGYGTTLGNSLRRILLSSLPGAAVTSVQIDGVLHEFSTIEGVVEDVTAIILNVKKLALKIYSDEEKTLEIDVQGEGVVTAADITHDSDVEILNPDLHIATLAEGGRLRIRMTARRGRGYVPAEANKREDQPIGVIPIDSIYTPVSRVSYQVENTRVGQVTDYDKLTIDVWTDGSIGPKEAISLGAKILTEHLNIFVGLTDEAQNAEIMVEKEDDQKEKVLEMTIEELDLSVRSYNCLKRAGINTVQELTQKTEEDMMKVRNLGRKSLEEVKAKLAELGLSLRKDD; this is translated from the coding sequence ATGATTGAAATTGAAAAGCCGAAAATTGAAACGGTCGAACTGAGCGAAGATGCCAAATACGGCAAATTCGTGGTCGAACCGCTTGAGCGTGGATATGGTACAACCTTAGGGAACTCCTTACGTCGTATCCTATTGTCTTCACTCCCTGGTGCGGCTGTGACATCGGTGCAAATCGACGGTGTACTGCACGAATTTTCAACGATTGAGGGCGTCGTCGAGGATGTGACAGCCATCATTTTGAATGTTAAAAAGTTAGCATTGAAAATTTACTCGGACGAAGAGAAAACGTTGGAAATCGATGTGCAGGGTGAGGGAGTTGTCACGGCTGCCGATATTACTCATGACAGCGATGTAGAAATTTTAAACCCGGACCTTCATATTGCTACGCTGGCGGAAGGCGGTCGCCTGCGCATACGCATGACCGCGAGACGGGGGCGTGGGTATGTCCCGGCTGAAGCGAACAAGCGCGAAGATCAGCCAATCGGCGTGATTCCGATCGACTCCATTTATACGCCGGTCTCCCGAGTTTCCTATCAAGTCGAGAACACACGGGTCGGTCAGGTGACAGACTATGACAAACTGACGATTGACGTGTGGACCGACGGAAGCATTGGGCCGAAAGAGGCCATTTCCCTTGGGGCGAAAATTTTAACCGAGCACTTAAACATTTTTGTCGGCCTGACGGATGAAGCGCAAAATGCCGAGATCATGGTAGAGAAAGAGGACGACCAAAAAGAAAAAGTGCTCGAAATGACGATCGAGGAACTCGATCTTTCTGTCCGTTCCTACAACTGCTTGAAACGTGCCGGCATTAACACCGTTCAGGAGCTGACGCAAAAAACGGAAGAAGATATGATGAAAGTGCGCAACCTCGGCCGCAAATCGCTGGAAGAAGTGAAGGCGAAATTGGCCGAGTTGGGGCTCAGCCTGCGTAAAGACGATTAA
- the rpsM gene encoding 30S ribosomal protein S13: MARIAGVDIPRDKRVVISLTYIYGIGKPTAQKILEEAGVSEDTRVRDLTEEELGRIREIVGRLKVEGDLRREVSLNIKRLMEIGCYRGLRHRRGLPVRGQNTKNNARTRKGPRRTVANKKK, from the coding sequence ATGGCACGTATTGCAGGTGTCGACATTCCGCGCGATAAACGGGTAGTCATTTCATTAACATACATTTATGGGATCGGTAAACCGACGGCGCAAAAAATCTTAGAAGAAGCAGGCGTATCGGAGGACACGCGCGTTCGTGACTTAACGGAAGAAGAATTGGGCCGCATTCGCGAAATCGTTGGCCGTTTAAAAGTAGAGGGCGATTTGCGCCGTGAAGTATCGCTCAATATTAAACGGTTAATGGAAATCGGCTGCTATCGCGGTCTCCGTCATCGCCGCGGGTTGCCGGTTCGCGGTCAAAACACGAAAAACAACGCCCGCACACGTAAAGGTCCGCGCCGTACGGTAGCAAACAAGAAAAAATAA
- the rplM gene encoding 50S ribosomal protein L13, which yields MRTTYMAKPNEVERKWYVVDAAGKTLGRLASEVAALLRGKHKPTFTPHVDCGDHVIVINADKVELTGKKLTKKLYYRHSLHPGGLKVRTALEMRTNYPEQMIERAVRGMLPKGSLGRQMFKKLHVYRGSEHPHQAQKPEAYELRG from the coding sequence TTGCGTACGACTTACATGGCGAAACCGAATGAAGTAGAGCGTAAATGGTACGTTGTCGACGCAGCTGGCAAAACGTTGGGACGTTTAGCTAGCGAAGTAGCGGCGCTGTTGCGCGGCAAACATAAACCGACGTTCACTCCGCATGTCGACTGCGGGGATCATGTGATCGTCATCAATGCTGATAAGGTTGAACTGACTGGGAAAAAACTAACGAAAAAGCTGTATTATCGCCATAGCCTGCACCCGGGCGGTTTGAAAGTCAGAACAGCGCTCGAAATGCGCACGAACTATCCGGAACAAATGATTGAACGGGCAGTGCGCGGCATGCTTCCAAAAGGCAGCCTTGGCCGCCAAATGTTCAAAAAACTGCACGTTTATCGCGGAAGCGAACATCCGCATCAAGCGCAAAAACCGGAAGCATACGAACTTCGTGGATAA